A segment of the Megalobrama amblycephala isolate DHTTF-2021 unplaced genomic scaffold, ASM1881202v1 scaffold466, whole genome shotgun sequence genome:
AGGATTTGGTGGATGCGTTTCATCGCACTTTCAATGTGCAACCAACATTACAAACGCCACCGCCAGCTCCAGCTCCCGCCATCACTTCCGCATCCACCGACACCTCTCCCCCACTACCTGCGTAcaccagtcccatggccaaaccggcgccctactctggtTCGGCGGAGGACTGCAATGGTTTCCTCCTGTAAAGTTTCTCTGaccctggagatgcaaccgcacctgTTCCCCACTGACTACTCTAAGGTAGCGTTCATCATTTCACAACTTTCTGGCAGAGCTTTACAGTGGGCCGATTCCATCTGGTCACAAAACAATCCAGTAACGCAGACATATTCAGGCTTCGTCTAACACTTCCGGGAAGTGTTTGGAAAACCATCTTGGGATTCATCTATCGGTGAGAAACTGtataatttgaaacaaggaAAGTTGTCTGTTAACGAATATGCTCTGCGGTTCAGAACTCTCGCTGCCTGGAGCGGATGGAACGAATAAGCACTGTTGACGTCATACCGTCAAGAACTGGATCCTcgagtgcggttgcatctcgctgcatacgaggatacCATCGGGCTTGAACGCTTCATCCAGCTGTCAATACGCTTTgccactcgtatgcagtcgtgtctcgaagagcaccagggTCAGAGCCTCCACAACACCTTCCTCTGCCGGCCAGAATCCGTCAGCACTCCAGAACCAGCACATGAACCCATGCAAGTTGAATCTTCACGGCTGACTCCGACggaaagacagagaaggctgacccAGAATTTGTGTTTATACTGCGGATAACCGGGGCATGTACTCTCCTCATGCCCTACACGTCTTCCAcgtcccatggtgagtgccattatCTCTACTCTCCAGACGCAAAAGCCACTCACCACGACTATAACTCTTACTGCTGCCGATGTTTCTCTTCCAGTATCCGCCCTCCTCGATTCtgggtcagcaggaaatttcatctcTGGCGCCCTCTGTCATCAGCTCAACATCAAGACCACGAACACGCCGACCACCTACCAGATCCACTCAATAACAGGCAAACCTGTGAGTAATAGACGAGTCGGCCGCATCACGGAACCAGTTCAACTACAAGTCGGAGTGCTGTATATCGAATACATTCaactgctggttctggagggttCCACCGCTGACTTGATACTAGGGCGTCCGTGGTTGCAGCAACATGATCCCATCCTCTCTTGGAAAACTGgagaagtcctgaagtggggcgaaacCTGCTTTGCCAAGTGTTTCTCCGTCCTGCCTGTTCCCAAGTCTCCTTGCTCCAACGTTCTTCCAGTCTGTGCCACATCCGTTGAGAGTCCCCTCGAGAAACAATCTGTGGACATCCCGTCCtgctacgcccccttcagcgacaTATTCTGCCCCAAGAGagcctccaagctgcctccacaccggccatgggactgcgccatcgACCTGCTTCTGGGTGAGTCAGTGCCAAGGGGTAAAATTTATCCCttatccatcccggaggagaaggccatggtggATTACATCGAGGAGGCATTGGCTCAGGGATACATCCAAccatctacttcccctgctgcatccagcttcttcttcgtggcaaAAAAGGACGGTGGCTTGCGGCCATGTATTGACTATCGAGCTCTCAACGCCATCACGGTCAAATTCagatatccccttcctctcATCCCAGCTGCCCTGGAACACCTCCGCGGAGCCACTgcgttcaccaagttggacctccgcagtgCCTACAACCtgatccggatacgtgaggggaaCGAGTGGAAAACCaccttcgtcacgcccaccggccattATGAATATCTGGatatgccgtatggcctggtcaacgccccctccgtctTCCAAGATTTCATCCAcaaggtgctccgggagttcctccacaAGTTTGTGCTGGTGTACATAGACGACATTCTGATATACTCCCGGAGTATGGCCGACCATCAAcgccacgttgcggaggtcctgcaATGCCTGAGAGACTTCCAGCTCTTCCTCAAGGCTGAAAAATGCTCATTCCACCAGTcctcagtgcagttccttggTTATAAcatcgaccacagtggcatccggatggacgaggggaaggtggcAGCTATCAAGAACTGGCCAACTCCCACTACCATCAAAGAGCTCCAGCGTTTCCTTGGCTTCGCCAACTTTTACAGAAGATTCATCCAGAATTACAGTTCCATTACCAGCCCACTTACAAGCCTCCTCCGCaacaagcccaagtctctgtcctggactccatCTGCCACAGAAGCATTTAACACCTTGAAACAAGCCTTCACGACCGCTCCACTCCTGGTGCATCCCGACCCTGACAAACCTTTCGTCGTGGAAGTCGACGCCTCAACCACCGGAGTTGGAGTGGTAttgtcgcagcagcaggggaacccGAGccgactccatccatgtgccttcttctcccgcaagctcaacccggcggaggtgaaTTACGACATCGGCAACAGAGAACTTCTAGCCGTCAAGCTGGCTctcgaggagtggaggcattggttagAGGGAGCCCGACATCCATTCCTAGTCCTAACGGATCACAAAAACCTGGAGTACCTTCGAGCCGCCAAGAGGCTCAATCCCAGACAAGCCCGGTGGGCTCTCTTCTTCACACATTTTAACTTCACCATTTCCTACCACCCTGGCTCCAGAAATATCAAAGCTGACGCTCTGTCACGTATCCATGCTCCAGATGAAATCACTGAAGAACCCGAGTCTATCCTACCTGAACAAATGATCGTCAGTCCCATCACCTGGTCTCAAGAAACTCTCCTTCCTTCCAATGTCTCCACcaacactccgccgggttgcccccagGACTTGCAATACATCAACCGAGCACGGCGCACTCCACTGATCCACTCTGCACACTCCTCACtaggcactggccacccgggggtcaatgaaaccctctcgctgctgaaagagcgcttctggtggcccaataTGGCTAacgacgtcagaaggtacgtgcagggatgCAAGGAATGCGCCATgtccaagagcccacgccatttACCATCCGGCAAACTTCTTCCTCTGCCGTTCCCAaccgaccctggtcacacctaggagttgACTTCGTGACAGATCTCCCAGCCTCCAATGGATTTACCTGCATCTTCGTCGTTGTGGACAGGTTTTCTAAATCCTGCCGACTCATCCCTCTAAGAGGCCTGCCCACGGCCATGGAAACTGCTGAAATTAtgttcaacaatatcttcaGATACTACGGAATCCCCGAAGACATCGTATCCGACAGAGGACCTCAATTCATCTCACGGGTCTGGAAAGCCTTCTTCTCACTCCTAGGTGTCACCGTGAGCCTCTCCTCGGGATACCATCCGCAGTCAAATGGGCAGACGGAACGCAAGATCCAAGAAGTCGGGCgattcctccgtaccttctgccatggccaccaggactcttggaaccagtatctgggttgggccgagtacgcccaaaacTCCCTACGCCAGTCTACCACCGGCCTGACACCTTTCCAGTGCGTGctcggttaccaacccccactgttcccctggtctGGGGAACCATCCGACGTACCatcagtcgactactggttcagagagagcgagagggtctgggactcagcccaCCATCAGTTACAACGGGCCCTTCATAGACGCAGGATGACCGCGGATCTACGACGCTCTGAGGCCCCTGCTTACCAACCCGGACAGAAGGTATGGTTATCCACCAGAGATATCCGCATGCGTCTACCCTGCCGTAAGCTGAGTCCCAgattcattggcccattcaccatcTTGGAGCAGTTCAACCCAGTCACCTACAAGCTACAATTACCTCCTGAGTATCGTATTCACCCAACCTTCCATGTATCACTTctgaaacctcaccacccttctgttcctCTTCCTACAGAACCTGCCGTGACCGAAGCCGAACCCCCCCTTCctctcatcctggaggacggagcAGCATACGAGGTGCGAGacatcttggactcccggcgtcATGGCGGACAACTTGAGTACCTTgtggactgggaaggctatggtCCTGAGGAACGTTCCTGGGTACCACGCAAAGACATCTTAGATCCCAACCTGCTGGACACCTTCCACTCGACACATCCCAACAGACCTGCACCTTGTGGAAGAGGTAGACcgccacgacgtcggggtccgacgtgggggggggggggtactgtcacagacacgccaggctccagcaCCCTCCAATCACAGTGCACACCATCCCCTGAATACTAATCAccgtcacctgcacctcatcagcacgCTCACCACCAGCACTACTtaagacacactcacacacagtcacattgtccggtctcgtttgcatcaaaggacttacctgtatgcttacctcaaggactcctcttgcTACTTACCTGTACTCTGTGTACCCAAGCTCCTCTCCTCGTCTTCTATCTGGTGTGAAGTGTTGTTTGAAGTCATCTACTCCATTCAGCAAGTATCATTCTCCATTGTCACTCTGCAACCACAAAAGGACTGTGTCATTCTTCATATCATTCATCAGTCACGAACTTGCATCTGTTTACTCACCTGTTGCCATCCATATACTCtgcttgtgttcaataaactacCTGTTAATCTATCTTCTGTCTCCCGGCTGGTCCTATTGTAACAACCCCAAAATAACcataatgcatatatttattttaatcccattaaaataataaaatctaaaCACTTACAAACACTATTTAAAATGCTCAACAGTTACTTGCATCACAGCCATCAGCCCCGGACTAATTTCTGAGATCAAATATGGGCGTGACTAATGGCTTACAAATCCATGATGATTGTGTCTGCATTAAAAACATAATACTCTAATTTAGTAAAACAAGGCTTTGAGaatatgaaacaaaacaatcaaTATCTACTTAGCCTTCCTGCTCACACAGACCATGTCTGTGCACTAGCAAATGGACTGCAGGGTCTACCTTTTTCCCAAAGAAAACATACTACCCTAACAAATAAAGTCTAAACAAAAATACAGGGACTGAAAAAAAAGTGGCACCCAACCCCTAGGGCTTCCATACttaagtgatatttacagtatttacagtaaCAGGCGAAACACTCAGCCAcgttaaaagaaaacaaaacagtcggcagaaaacaaaaacacaggGTGGGTAAGATAAATAGGAATATTTGAcatatacagtatttacagAAGGCACTACACAGAAATATTTATAGTTCTTATCAGCAATCACAACAGTTTTATACAACAGCACTATCAACAACATCATTCCACACCCCAGATCAGAGTCTAGATGCACAGTTCCACCTCGGTCAACCACGGGACACGTTACCGGCTCATTCAGttagggcggggcaacctgtgaaagtgacagagtgggagagagagagagagagagagagagagagagagagacacacaccCAAAGACAAAAGTGACATacatctcaacataacactacAAAGAAGTGCTACTGGTGTCAAGAGAAATCAAGTCTCCCCCAGGAATCGGGTCTCATTTAGGACCCAGGTGTTAATGGCTGATCAAATGTTGTTATTGTGATGTCTTGACTAATTATAACCTATTTTACTATTGTATAATGTttaagtgcacaaacaacatgcttgaaatataaaattaatgattatgtattgcaaaatgaaacaaacTGGAAACACAGCCAtgcctaattttttttttttataaaaataatttttttttataaggatAAGGACTGTTGCACATACTATGAActgtaaaagtaatttaatattaattttacacaatattaGCAATGTGgtatagttaataataatactataatcAATTTGTAATCAATTAATTGTTATGCTAAGTGACACaaatattaatttcattaatttaaaacatgtaattggGATCTAACCAAGACCTGGGTTGCCAGGTCTTGTGACAACACTAACCCAATTGCTAATCAACATTATCCTGAAAATAGAGCGACCTTTAACTTTCAGGAGGGGGAAATCAAGACTGCAGAAACACTTTAACAGTATCCCCATTCCATGGTAaaaccacagacttggcaacactgaaaCTGAGCTAGTTTTCATTCCTTTTGACAGGTTTTGAGTCAGATTTGTGCTGGACATTTTTTTCGATTGGCAACCCATGACATGCCACTCtcgggccagttgcataaacttagtcactatattaagactgtgtcttaagaactagtttgaccaacttgcagttgaccaaggggtaatcaatgttatttttccaattcaaatGACACCagtctacctttttatgtaacggaaaaaattaggaccactcttcaagaaaaaacattagtgtcttaacttttaagactagtctaagtggtttatgcaaccggcTCCTGGTCATAaagtctaaagtctaaagtgcATTTGTGTTTACATGTGACTAACCTTATGTATTTGAGTGATCGTGATCTGTTTCTCCAGCTCTCAACTTCCATTTCAGTGGAGTTATGATGGCTGTTTGATTACTTTAGTTTTTGTGATTGTTTGTCACTTCCATCGGGAGTCAGTGGTGGAGATCAAACTCAGACCTATCATGGATGACACACAAACATCTAGAAATGAAGATTATTTTCCAGGATGCAGGTGCTTTGACTAACACATTAAATATCCTTTAATGTTATAGAGGAAATGACtgtctacagaaaaaaaaaaaaaacatatattgttctgtatgtttcttttgttataacatttattaataacaataagcCTCCTTGAGtgctttttattaaaatatgctTTTTTGAGATCTTATCTTAAGATGATTGTAATAATAAAGGATGTTCTGTTTTAGCTCAGTTCATCAGAGGAGATCAGAACCagagcccagctgtgtgtctatgaagagtgacATGTCTATGGATAAGCCAGTACATTTAAAGGGTGGAGATACACGGACTGGCTTCAGGTATAACATTACTATAAAAATATGATTGTAGTATGgcattttaatattatcttttttttttttggggggggggggggggggggggtttatCTTTACTTTATAATGTAAGACATTTTATAGTGATTTCTttaatgatatataaataattgaGTTAATGAATACAGTAATTTGAAATGTTAACATTAATCTCTCTCTGTTTTAGCTCAGTTCATAAGAGGAGATCAGAACCAGAGTCCAGCtatgtgtctatgaagagtgacATGTCTATGGATAAGCCAGTACATTTAAAGGGTGGAGATACACGGACTGGCCTCAGGTAAAACATTTCTATAAAAGTATGATTGTAGTATGGCATTttatattatcttttttttttttttttttggggggggggggggggggatttatctttattttataatgtaacacACTTTAAAGTGATTTCTttaatgatatataaataattgaGTTAATGAATACAGTCATttgaaatattaacattaatctCTCTCGGTTTTAGCTCAGTTCATCAGAGAAGATCAGAACCAGAGTCaagctgtgtgtctatgaagagtgacATGTCTATAGGTCAGTCAATATATTTAAAGAGTGGAGATACACAGCCTGGTCTCAGGTAAAACATTTCTATAACaaatatttgaatttgaatatatGATACAGAAGTAGCTTATTAAACCAtgtaataatgtgtaatttttattttacagtcataAAGCCGACAGCCTCAACACATTTAGATCAAACCTGAGGAAGAAGTTTCAGTGTCTGTGTGAAGGAACTGCAAAGCAAGGAAAcccaacactcctgaatgagaTCTACACAGAGCTCTACATCACAGAGAGTGAAAGTGGAGAGATCAATAATGAGCATGAGGTGAGACAGATTGAGATACAATCCAGGAGAGCAGAAACAGAGGACACACCAATCAAATGTTGTGACATCTTTAGACCTTTACCTGGACAAGACAAACCCATCACAGCTGTGCTGACAAAGGGAGTCGCTGGCATCggaaaaacagtctctgtgcagaagttcatcctggactgggctgaagggaaCAAGAATCAGGATGTCCAGCTCATATTTCCACTTCCTTTCAGAGAGCTCAACTTGATGAAGGACAAAACACTCAGTCTTTCAAATCTTCTTCATGTCTTTTTCCCTGAAACAAAACACATGGAAATATCCAgtgatgaatataaagtgttgttcatctttgatggtctggatgagtGCCGTCTGTCTCTGAACTTTAAGAGCAAAGTGAAACTGTGTAATATATCTGAATCAGCCTCAGTGGACGAGCTGCTGATGAACCTCATTGTGGGGaatctgcttccctctgctctcatctggatcacctccagaccagcagcagctgatCTCGTCCCGTCTGAGTGTGTCCATCGAGTGACAGAGGTACGAGGCTTCAATGAGCCACAGAAGGAGGAAtacttcaggaagagaatcGGTGATCAGAGTCTGGCCGACAGGATCATCTCACACCTGAAGTCATCAAGGAGCCtccacatcatgtgccacatcccagtgttctgctggatctcagccaCTGTTCTAGAGAAGATGTTGAGTGAAGCAGAGAGTGGAGAGATTCCCAGGACGCTcactcaaatgtacacacacttctTGATCATTCAGACCAACATCAAACATGAGAAGGACTATCAGAGGAAAGCGAAAGATGAAGACTTGATTCTCAGACTGGGGAAACTGGCTTTCCAGCAGCTTGTGAAAGGCAACCTGATCTTCTATAAGAAAGATCTGAGAGAGTGTGGCATTGATGTGACAGAAGCATCAGTGTACTCAGGATtgtgcactcagatcttcagagaggagTTTGGCTTGTATCAGGGGAAAGTCTTCAGCTTTGTTCATCTGAGCATCCAGGAACATCTAGCAGCTCTATATGCACACATTTACTTTACAAACAAGAAAAGAAATGTGTTTGAGAAAGCCAAACGATGTCTGTTTTCTAAAATTATAAATCGGAataaatattattcattatctGAGCTGCATCAGAGAGCTGTGGATGAGACTTTACAGCATAAGAATGGACATCTGGACCTTTTCCTGCGTTTCTTTCTGGGTCTCTCATTGGAGTTCAATCAGACTCTCTTACAAAAACTACTGAGACAGACAGGAAGCTGCTCCTACAACAAAGAGGAAACAGTTCAGTACATCAAACAGATGATTATGGAGAATCACTCTCCAGAGAGATCCATTAATCTGTTccactgtctgaatgaactggGTGATGATTCACTGATGCTGGAGATCCAACGCTATCTGAAATCTGGAAAAATAGGAGAAACCAAACTCTCCTCTTCACAGTGGTCAGCTCTGGTTTATGTGTTGCTGACATCAGAGCAGATGATGGATGTTTTTCATCTAAAACAGTTTATTGGAGAACAAAATACAGCAGATGAAGTTCTTCAGAAGCTGCTGCCTGTGGTTAAAGAATCCAGATCTGCTCAGTAAGAAACACTGACATCAATCACTCCACTTTCAAAACATGATCACATTTATGAATTTAGCATGTACTGTTTTGTAGTTTGATGATAGATAGAAGCAAATAGAAGAGTGGTAGTGGTATTAAATGTGAAAATCTGTTAAATATAGTTGAGATAAAAATATTAGTGTGATGCATTCAAAATTAGACAAGGTGACTCGTTTgtacaaatattattttaaacattgcACATTTAGATATAAACACTCGTCATacaaacctcaacaatggtgacaatcaacaaaatattcagataaacagatcaactcaacatcacaaaacaagctctTAAAAAGTCACAAGAAAAACGacagcaaaaataaaagcagaaaAATTTAAGACAATTCAGCTTCATTACTTATTATTgatgcagtgcatgctgggagccatgAGTTTTGTACTGTACTGTtacccagcatgcactgcagcaTAAATCTTTTAATTGATTGTTACCATTGATGACTTTCATGTGCGGTTTTTGATGTCTGAGTCTAAATAATACACTAGCTAATAACTTCTTCACtttgcatgtttttaacattgttcTGCATTCCTGATTATCACAATACTGCTGGATTTCATGCTGTAGTATCACAGGGTTGGTAGTGCACAACAAAATATCAGTTATTAGACTTGTGTAACAAGTATTTTAAAGGATGTAACAGGATGTTAAAGTAACCTTCAAGTTATCCCATGATAACTGTTTTAACTGTTATTATTTAACTAGTAGCCTACATTATGCTATGTAGTTCCATTCAGAGCACTGGTAATCCAGATTTGGTAATCTGGATCATTGCCTGAATCATTTCATCTTTACATAAAATAGTGAGTAAACTGGCCTGGTTCGATACTTTATGAAGAGCTGAATTATTGAAGCAttttaaggccaattcacaccgcaccgacaacagccaacaaacgccaacaaacttgtctgttggagtttgttggatcggtgtgatacccctgttggcatctgttggtgtttgttggcgttGGTCGAAGTCAGTTTTCAaccgactgaacatgtttaatctgtGTTTGTCGGGTCGTGGAATGTCTGCGCAGTGTGAACAGTTTTCCAACAAATGGCAACaaactctgacgtaatctgacctggcTACGAAcggttgccatgacgatgaggcaagtcccctgcaaagacagctgtttgatcgcgcctcacgcacacacaacaaagcactggaaacttgacatcacagcttgttcgttataaaatataaaatacagttaaaaaaaaattaaatatacaaaaggtacaatactccatagtgcaatccgtgccattcagcaagagcagctgctccacttcaccgaaAGAGAGAGGTAACGTTATAACCACCAtgagagcaacgcaggtttaccttcagtttcgttttttaataatttgttttggcttgtttaGCTGCATGGTTGTATATGCTTATGAGTCTCGTTAATAAAAAGGGTCAcgctaaaaaaaatttttaaaaaccgGTGTATAGCTACCAACCACAACGCAATAGGTTACGATCAGATCGGTGGCTACAGCACTTCGTATTTCAggttagtatttttgttttgcctcaatactttaatacaatgaaaaaatatatgatactatatcattaatataataaacttggctgaaaatattgttaacatgtcATTGGTTACACGTATAGTTGTGGAATTTTCCCAGTCAGACGTCActcgtttgttggtgtttgttggggcAGTGTGAACATTCTCATAGAATTCTAAATCCAACGGCCAACTTGTTCATTGGCGTTTGTTGGtatttgttggcgtttgtcggtgcggtgtgaattggcctttacacttatataatataaaggaagccatttaattttgttttataacCTTAAAATCTTAAATTCAATAATCATTGAATACATCTGATGGTTCTGATTCCCTCAACAACATCACTACAGTCAAAGATACAGTCAAAAATCATCTGTGCTTCAGATTATAAACCCTATCTAATAAACCCATTATATCTGTTTGTTTTGTACTCTACACAGGCTACAGTCCTGTAATCTCACCGCTCACTCCTGTAAGAGTTTGTCCTCAGCTCTAAAATCCTCAAACATGTTCCTgggagagctggacctgagtaacaatgacctgcaggattcaggagtgaagcttctttctgatggactgaagagtccaaactgCCAACTGCAGATACTGAGGTAAATGGTTTTCCATGTTTCCATTAAATGACCATTAGATTTTGTCACTAAATATGACATCTGCTCTCAATGAATTGCCAGAACAAGAGTTAAAACAAAATTTGCAGTAATGTGATTTTTTCCCCATAATGTCTGCATTCTCCAACCTGATAAGTGACTCGAAAAACTTGTTTAGGGTGGGGAGTTGAGTTGACTGTATGATGATGGAAGTCATGACATGGCCTGAAACAATTACTAAAGATGCTGCAAAATGCtgtgtttcaaataaatgtatttaatgcatTGATTGCTTCCGACATACAAACTGGTAACACCatctagagcagtggttctcaaacctgtcctggggacccttaccactgcacattttgtatgtctccctcatcagacacacccaattcaactcTTGCAGTTTCTACTAAttagttgatgagttgaatcaggtgtgttagatgagggaaacatgcaaaatgtgcagtggtgaggggtccccaggacaggtttgagagcCACTGATCTAGAGGATGTGTGCAAGACACCATTAGCATCTTAGCTAAGGTCCAAAATTACCACCACACCCCAAATGGCAATTACAGAACTGTGTTACTTGTCAGTTGGAtggcactttttctttttcttttttaattctaACATTGCATGGTTGAAAGAATGGGATATGGCTTGTTATCAAATTATAAATGTTGCTATGTATTCCTCTAAATATAAA
Coding sequences within it:
- the LOC125261702 gene encoding NACHT, LRR and PYD domains-containing protein 3-like, which encodes MTADLRRSEAPAYQPGQKVWLSTRDIRMRLPCRKLSPRFIGPFTILEQFNPVTYKLQLPPEYRIHPTFHVSLLKPHHPSVPLPTEPAVTEAEPPLPLILEDGAAYEVRDILDSRRHGGQLEYLVDWEGYGPEERSWVPRKDILDPNLLDTFHSTHPNRPAPCGRVHQRRSEPEPSCVSMKSDMSMDKPVHLKGGDTRTGFSSVHKRRSEPESSYVSMKSDMSMDKPVHLKGGDTRTGLSSVHQRRSEPESSCVSMKSDMSIGQSIYLKSGDTQPGLSHKADSLNTFRSNLRKKFQCLCEGTAKQGNPTLLNEIYTELYITESESGEINNEHEVRQIEIQSRRAETEDTPIKCCDIFRPLPGQDKPITAVLTKGVAGIGKTVSVQKFILDWAEGNKNQDVQLIFPLPFRELNLMKDKTLSLSNLLHVFFPETKHMEISSDEYKVLFIFDGLDECRLSLNFKSKVKLCNISESASVDELLMNLIVGNLLPSALIWITSRPAAADLVPSECVHRVTEVRGFNEPQKEEYFRKRIGDQSLADRIISHLKSSRSLHIMCHIPVFCWISATVLEKMLSEAESGEIPRTLTQMYTHFLIIQTNIKHEKDYQRKAKDEDLILRLGKLAFQQLVKGNLIFYKKDLRECGIDVTEASVYSGLCTQIFREEFGLYQGKVFSFVHLSIQEHLAALYAHIYFTNKKRNVFEKAKRCLFSKIINRNKYYSLSELHQRAVDETLQHKNGHLDLFLRFFLGLSLEFNQTLLQKLLRQTGSCSYNKEETVQYIKQMIMENHSPERSINLFHCLNELGDDSLMLEIQRYLKSGKIGETKLSSSQWSALVYVLLTSEQMMDVFHLKQFIGEQNTADEVLQKLLPVVKESRSAQLQSCNLTAHSCKSLSSALKSSNMFLGELDLSNNDLQDSGVKLLSDGLKSPNCQLQILRLSGCMVTEEGCGYVSSALSSNPSHLRELDLSYNHPGDSGVKLLSDKLNHPNYRLDKLNVDHGGEIRIRAGIHKYSHQLTLDLNTVNERLRLSERNRVITNTYPEHQRYPDHPDRFDWPQVLCRERVCGRCYWEIKWNGEYVRISVAYKSIRRKGDGNECWFGYNDQSWSLICSPDRYSFRHNNIQTRLPVKPIHSRTGVYEDDDEDDDEDNDDDDSISRKGVYEDEDDDEDNDDENDDEDDDEDDLGTDLPVEPISSKGVVHQQKNRSDDDEDEDDDDEDEDDEDDEDDDDLETDLPVESISRRTGVNKKNHYRVGVFVDHSAGTLSFYSVSGDTMSLIHTVQTTFTQPLYPGFNVG